The region atttagagtcttcaattaAACAAAGAAAGTATTACAAATACTTGGAGTTGCTTAGTCACACTGTTTTGTCTTTAACTATTTCTCTGTAATTGTGACAAAATTAATGCTTATCCGAAATACATATTACAACTCTAGTTTAATTCACGTTTTGGGATTGGTTTCCCCCAAAATGACACGTTTAAGGATTTGTTTACCCCAAAACAATGTTGTTATCTATATCGTATCCCTGGTAATAGTGTAGAATATTGTAGACAGAGATGGGATGTTTCTACTATGGAAGCTCATGCGCCTGTTTGTAATGTGGTCGATGAACATATATTCTTATTTGCAACACAGTCAACGCTCACATTTTAGCCAGTTAAATAAACCACCAAGACATGCAAGATTAATTATCCAAGCTTACTTAAGCAGCTTCATGGCTGACTGGTAATCCTCCGTCTCCCAAACATTCTTCTCCAGGCAAATTAAATGGAGCTCCCGGATCTACGGTAATCCAATGTTAAAACGAAGCAACAATGACAGTTTAGAAAAACCAATGCTTTGTTGAGATGAAGCAACTTCTTGCCTGTTTTCCGAGGGGGTAGCGAGGCAGCGACGAAGTCAAAGCGTGAAGACACCTCAGCATGGAATAATAGTTCTTGTGGTATTTATAAAGGACCTTTATCTGGTTATGGCAAAACTCCTAAACCGTTGAAAGTCTCGGATGAGTTTTTATGTCAGTGAAGTTAAATGTGGTGTTCAAATGAATAGAACAATGTACCTTTAAATGACCGTCATCCTTTAACAGCTCAACCTCCTCTTGGGATTCCTGCTTGTCAAGATGCCTTTAAGGAAACATTAAGATACTGAGCAATTCAAAGCATAGATTGCCATGTCAATTGATGTTACACTTACAATATATGAACACAAATGTTTAGAAGTGGTATAATATGgaactttgaaagaaaaaacaataactcacaatacaataaccataagcaaatcgtttctttttttctcatctcattttatgaacctcTTCATCCACCATGGgtgtcgcagagggtgctggagcctatcccagcctactATGGGTACCAAGGCCACGTTTggttccattttaaaaaaaagataggtcAATTGGCTCGTACTGGGGGGAGAAAGACCTAAATAAATTGTAGTTTAAGAATGTCCCAAAGAATCCCTTGCAATAGGATTGAACAGCCATGCTTCTAACTTTTGTCCATATAGACTTTGATCAGTAGTACCCCCCCCCATACCTGGTGAACGAAGGGAGCTGCCTTATCATCTCAAGGTCCTCATGGCTAAGATGTGCAACGTTTTTCAGTGCTTCCTTTTTCTTGCAGCAAAGCACGCTGAGTGGTTGTGAGTGGAAATGTTCCAGTAATgccaactgaagaaaaaaaaatccatagtaTTAGCCCCTATAATTATACTGTACTGTAATTATACTGTAGAACAGCAATGCAGAACAATGGATAGACACATTATAATCTAGAATGGCATGGCTCTCAGAGGATACATACTTGTACACCCTTGATGAAGTTGCGCACAGAGAAGTCGTGGTAAAGGAAGAGGCTGATCAGTACCTGCATGACTTTTCCACTCAGTTTAAAAGGGAATTTAGGAGTGAGGATTAACTGGAAACATGAAATAGAGGAAAATAAATGAGGATTTTtgtaaaaacttaaataaaatatgactttgGAAGTCATTGATGCACAATATGAACAAATGTGCACCTTGTCAATGACAGTGGCCAGATGCTGAGTGCAGGACAGTGACTGGAAGAGCTCGATGCACAGCAGTGACGAGACCGAATGGGGCAGCATGTGCTGGATGGTGCTCGGCGATGTGGCAATACCAAAGATGAACATGAGGGGAAGATGCGCAATGTAGCGActatgtaaaaaacaaaaaaagagcgtTGCCATTCGACTAATAAGGATTCATTTGACAAGACATTAATGTAGTTGTCTTATTATACAGTGATTTCCATCTTGATAAACTTATCCATCCTAATTATTGATTGAGCAGATAATCAAATGAAATGcatgaattttattttgtattatttattattgatttttttttattattatttttacatatagTAAATATTTAACTTGACCCGCCACAGAGGAgagtaaaaacatgtttaaaatgttaattctAAACTGATAAACACTCccttataatgtatttttactatttGTCTTCTATTTTGGTCTTCTGCTGCTTTCATGTGCGCACGGATGATAAATGAAGGGATCATTTTGAAAGTCTTTTCTCAGATTGGAGCAACCTTGTAGTAACAGCGAGATGAAAAGTTGCACTAGAATTGAACTAGAATTCTAGCACTGACAGTGcaacatatatacaaacactGAAAAGGATTCCTTGTTACCTGCAGATGAGAATGAAGCCTTGAAGAACTTTATGGTTGAAGGCCtccaaatctttaaaaataattactagTGGGGGATGTTGTCCTTTGCTCGAAGAACTGCGTTTTTTTCCAGGAGTGCTGGATTTCTGAAAGGTGGCATCAgaataaaaggaaataaaatgaggacaaaatagaaaaatggaacaaaaggtTTGTAGTTGTGGGTAAAGATAGTACCTGTGTTTGCATTTTGTACCATTCACAGAGCACACTTAGGGAGCAGTGCACATTTCTGTGGGTCGAAGTGTTACTCTGCTGCAATGCtacctcatcctcctcttcttcttcatcatcatcatcatcaccatcacctGCCACCTCAGTGTCCATCAACCTTTGCAAGACCCTCTTCATTAAGTGTTTCAAAGCTTAAAAAGAGCACATAGAATAAATTCAAACCttgcaataattaaaaaaaaaacaagtagtaAATGGATTTACCTGCACACTCTTTAGCCTGGACAGAAGCCACATGAGGAGTGACAGAGTGTTGGAGCAGCTCAGTTAGACTCTGGAAGGTCATGTCATGATCTGGCATGTTTACTCCTAGTGAGAACATGagaataacaaaataataaaatatgtacatttaaaaaaaagtacaattaacTATAAACCATTCTaagtagtttttaatttttgataaagtgttatttttttgtttcacaatATACAGAGAAACACACATGCAGACTTGCAAAAAGACATGCCGGTGTAAAAAAAGTTGTGGTGTAAACTTAGTGTAATTCTTTGGCTGGGTTTGGTTAGCTGTATGGCACCTCAAAATTAGTGCAGAAGAAGACCAAAATCTATGGCATCTATTATTTGTTCTTTGAATTCTTAGCAGGACTAGAACAGCAAATCACAATTCTCGAACCCAAATCCTATTTGGTCCCCCATATGTATACAGTGATCAACTTTACTACTCATCATACCAAGCATTAGTGCCGCAGTGGGAATCTCACTGGCCCTCATCTGAGAAGCCCAATCATTGTGTTTGCGGGTGACAGAACACTTTCTGGTAAAATCCAGCAAACTGTCCAAGGTTCGCCGATTGAGATCATCCTGTAAAATCTGACAGCACgaatataataatagtaataacatAATGGATTAATCGaatggattttaaaaacaaatgttatctATAGAGATTCTCTTTACAACTCTATTCAAAAGTATCATTGTGTTATATACCTCCGTTTCCGTTTTGATGTTGTCCCATAGATCATGAAATATTCGGAACCGTTTATCACTGGTCTCGGGACCTTCACAACCATGAGTAAAATAATAGTCTGTCGGAAAAACGCAAGTTAGAGACATTCTAGTGTTAACTACAAGCAATCGGATTTATcagaaaagacaaaatcttACATTACCTAAACTGTgggactttttcttcttcttggcgtttggcttgaaaacaaaacaaccctGGAATTGTGAAGATTCGTGTCAGAAAGCATCCAGAAAACAAATATGAAAGTTGGAGTGAACATGAATCATTACCGTCGATACTGAGGAAGTTGACATTTCAATATTAGTGTATGACAAAGCTTTCAACGCCGTGAAGTGCCACCTAAACTCTCAGCATCTCCCAGTTATCTCCCAGTTTCTGCTACTTCCCGCCAGTATGACGTTGCCGGAAGAAGTTGTGTTCACTTTCTCATCCGTCTTCTACACCCTCCCAGacaatcattcaaaaaaactttatttttagactttttttatgtgtaataGAATTGTGAACCAAATGTAGGGCACATCCAGTGTGTGTACATTCTATTGACCACCTGCGTTCATTTGGCGATATTCAATAATGCAACATGTGATTTTGAAGACATTTTCATACAGTTACTACTAGTTACCACTAGGGGagttgtacatacatatatattgtatatatgttgtgtgtatatatatatatatatatatatatatatatatatatatatatatatatatatatatatatatatatatatatatatatatatatatatatatatatatatatatatatatatatatatatatatatatatatatatatatatatatatatatatatatatatatatatatatatatatatatatatatatatatatatatatatatatatatatatgtatatatatatatatatatgtatacatatatatatatatatatatatgtatgtacaactccatatataagtatgtatatatgtatgtataactctatatatatatatatgtatatatatatatatatatatatatatatatatatatatatatatatatatatatatatatatatatatatatatatatatatatatatatatacatatatatatatatatatatatatatatatatatatatatatatatatatatatatatatatatatatatatacaacatatatacaatatatatatatatgtatgtacaactccatatataagtatgtatatatgtatgtataactctatatatatatatatatatatatatatgtacaactccatatataagtatgtatatatgtatgtataactctctctctctctctctctctctatatatatatatatatatatatatatatatatatatatatatatatatatatatatatatatatatatatatatatatatatatatatgcattccacagaaaaaaatactgggAATATCTGTGCAAATAATTAACATAATTGAAAATATGCTAATACATGCCTTGAATTCATAGACaatattttaagaaaagaaCTGTAACATTTTATTGAACACTTTGTGGAAGACATGTAAATATTACAGATAGGTCTACTAGTGTTGAAAAAAggatgaaataaatacaaacaaaacattaaatcCCATAGggatatataaaaacattttctttaaaagtatccatttagcaaaaaaaaaaaacatttcagtactaAGCATAAATACAAACATGAATCTAAAATCTATCCCCTATGGATTACCTGGTTATTAGAACTAACATACATAATTAAAATCATCCAAGACATTTAATTTCATGGTGTACAAAATAGGCCATATTATCATCGTTAACTGTGACCATTACTGTTAACAGTTGGAAATTTGATGCATTCTCAAACCATTCTGCAGCATACTTCTCAAATCCTGAGTGAGACGGAGTTTTAAATATAACATAGGGCTATGATCCGCTGTAAAGCCACTTTTTTATCATGACCATCGGCTTCATGTCTTGCAGCTGCTTAAGCAAAAGATCAGCACCATTTGAAAAAGTTTTATCCATGACTATCTTCACATTGCTTACTGATTTGAGATTATGTGGGTTTCTAAAGTCTATGAGTTTCTCATATCCCCGAAACTGATCACTGGGATTAGTTCTCAAAGCAGTCCTCTGTTTGTGAGTTAGTCGTCTTTTTGACGGAAGCTCTGCTGTAGTTTTATCGTTCAATTTGCGTTTACAGGGGTTGGTCGATTCAGAGGTTTCCAAGAATTTAAGGAAAGAGTCCTCGAGTCCCAAAGGTTTAAAAGACACGGGCATAGCGTTACTCTCCTCTTGTTGTTCTTGGGGTACAGGGGTACCAGGATTTGAGCTCTCTCTTGAGCTACTAACAGTCATACGATTACGAAGTGTTTGAATCCTCTCGGGACAAGCTGGTGTTGGATTGACAGGTTTTCTTGGACGCCCTCTTTTAACTCCACCATCCACCCCACCTGAAACTTGAGACTCTACACTTTCATCATTTGAAAGTTTGCCGTCTTCTAGACCTGTACTTTCTACTGCCTCATCTGTATTTTGCTCATCAGATTTATCCTCGTCGTCTTCTGGCTCATTCTCTTCAGAGGATGTGCATGATGCACCCTCTGATTTGTCTGCATCTCTGTATCTCGATCGCGGGTActttttgcagaaaataaacTGGCTCCGCTGATCTTCAATGTATCTCTCTGTAAGGCCATGGGTCACATAATgcctaaaaatacttttttcagcTTCCTCAATGATATCGCAGCCGATGAGCATGCATGGATACTGCAATGGCCATTTCTTAGTACACATAGCTGATGCTTCATCATGGGTTTTAAGTGTGGGCTTCCCAAAGTTTGACCAATGTTCAATGGGCTTTCCATCtttctttttgacatttttcttcttcatttttaatttgttatcCACGTTTTCCTTTCCATTATTCATCACTGGGAAGAGAACCAGTGATCTATTCCTTCTACCATCACTTGATCTCGGCTCATAAACATATTCATGCTTTTTTATCAGGTGACGAAGAAGATTTGACTTTGTAGAGTAAAAACGTTCACAACCCTCATACTCACACCTAAATGTTGTATCAACTGAGCCGCTTTCCGATATGGCAATTTCTTTGTGGAAATTTTTTATGTGCTCGATGTACTTGTCCACAGAATTGAAGGGAATTCCACACTCGGGCCGATCACAATCGAAGGTCCCTATGGTCAAGCAGGCCATCATTGAGGTGGCTTTGTCGCGAGTGAATTTGTGAAGCAAAAGGTAATGCTGTACTAATCTTGTGACACCCATGAACACCCTAGAGCAGTTTTTCACTTGACACCTAACTTCGCCATCTTTGCCTGTAATTTCATAACTGTTTTGGCCATTTGGTAAACTCATCTTCTCAGGATTGCCATCATCTTTACAAGGGGGGAGGGATGCCTGATGCATGGCCCGGTAATGGAGGATTAAATTGTGCTGGATAGTAAATGCAGCAGTGCATCCTTCATGAACACAGCGATACGGTCTATAGGGATTAAACGCGTTGTCGGGATCACACATTTTGAGCCCAATTCTTTTTTGTACCCTCTTGTGGACTTCTTCCTGGATGAGTGTGTTTTTTGAGCTGCTTGGTTTTTCTGGGGATAACGAAGCACAGCCTAGAGGAGGGCTGGtctttggttctcttattttgcTGACTGTGAGATGTTCTTTTGGTTTAACGAGACATTTCTCCGTTAAACCAAATTTACGCTGACCATCTGGACATGGCACTGCCATGGACAGTTGCTCTTGAGGCATTTCAGGATTTGCCTGCATGACATCAACCAACGGCCTGTCATCTAGATAGCTTTCAGACGACGGCAAACAGGTGACAGTTGATGTTGCGTGGGGTAAGCCATCATTCAAGGAATTTATTGGTGCAGCAGTGTGAGGCGCATCTTGATTGTTTGCGCTGGTAGGTTGAGGTGCAATTTCGATGTCAAGTGGCTCTTGCTTAATAAAAGGATAACTAGTTGTGGAGTGTGAGATAGCATTTGTAGTTTTAGTTTCAGCCTCGCTCGTAGATGAAATATTGTTAACTCGGACTAACTGCCGAATATTTCGAGCATTCATCTTGTACTTCTGTGCTTCAGCCTTTGACAAGCGATGGACTTTCTCATAATGAATTCTCAAACCTGTTGTTCTTGTAAAGTTTTTGGAGCAAATCTGACAAA is a window of Stigmatopora nigra isolate UIUO_SnigA chromosome 13, RoL_Snig_1.1, whole genome shotgun sequence DNA encoding:
- the orc3 gene encoding origin recognition complex subunit 3; the protein is MSTSSVSTGCFVFKPNAKKKKKSHSLDYYFTHGCEGPETSDKRFRIFHDLWDNIKTETEILQDDLNRRTLDSLLDFTRKCSVTRKHNDWASQMRASEIPTAALMLGVNMPDHDMTFQSLTELLQHSVTPHVASVQAKECAALKHLMKRVLQRLMDTEVAGDGDDDDDEEEEEDEVALQQSNTSTHRNVHCSLSVLCEWYKMQTQKSSTPGKKRSSSSKGQHPPLVIIFKDLEAFNHKVLQGFILICSRYIAHLPLMFIFGIATSPSTIQHMLPHSVSSLLCIELFQSLSCTQHLATVIDKLILTPKFPFKLSGKVMQVLISLFLYHDFSVRNFIKGVQLALLEHFHSQPLSVLCCKKKEALKNVAHLSHEDLEMIRQLPSFTRHLDKQESQEEVELLKDDGHLKEFCHNQIKVLYKYHKNYYSMLRCLHALTSSLPRYPLGKQIRELHLICLEKNVWETEDYQSAMKLLKVLAKDELIILLQRCVDILQPCSSKKMKIAFEQLEEMLSGFKLLDKYNELVQSDKVSLTAPVKNLQKMTQLYQLQKTLLEMNTSRRSKKQSPFENLRSETLEFIDSLVKSHLSPPESQVLNEVYYYSSSSTVRRHLNATPRTSIQTALNSPYYYLLDDRLKTEEGSFSNAAPDICIAYKLHLECGRLINLYDWMQAYSTVVSGAEGNNPDSEDFGKVDDIKHARFIRAVSELEFLGFIKSTKQKTDHVARLTWGGC